GCGTCTTTCTGCCCTGCGTCTTACTCCATTTCTCCCCGTGCTGGCCCTGCTCGTGGCGTTGACGGGCTGCGACCGGGTACTGGAACCCATCCGAGACCAATACCGCCCGGTATCCCTGCATGATGGATACCGCCATGCCCTGGATACAGCCGGGCTGCTGGACAATCGACTGGGAGCCATATGGATGCATGAGGCCGAATCGGCGCTGGCCACGCCCCTCCCGGTATCGCTGCCGCATCAGGAAGTGGTTTTCTCCGATCCGACGCGACCCGAGGCCCACGCCTTCCGGATTGAACTGACCCAGGGTCAGCGCCTTGAAGTCTCCGTGGATGCGGATTTCCAGGTGTTCGTCGACGTGTTCGAGGATCGATCGGGCGACGGGCTCGGCCTGCGAAGGGTAGACAGTGCCGATTCCACGCAGTCCATGGTCCACGACGCCATGCGTACGGCTTCCTATGTGCTCCGTGTCCAACCTGAACTGTTGGTGGAGGGAGCCTGGACGCTCACGGTCGTCCAGACGGCCAGCATCATATTTCCGGTGGCCGGTCGCAGTTACTACGACGTGGGCAGCCGATTCGGAGATCCCCGGGACGGAGGACGTCGGGAGCATCACGGCTTGGACATCTTCGCACCCCGGCACACCCCCGTCGTAGCCGTTGTGGACGGCATTATCCGGAGCACGCGGATTGGCGGCCTCGGCGGAAAGACGGTCTGGCTGCGTGACACGACCACGGGGGCGAACGTGTACTATGCCCATCTGGAAGACCAACTGGTGGAGGAAGGCATGCGGGTGGCCACAGGCGACACCATCGGGACGGTCGGAAACAGCGGCAATGCCATTACCACTCCTCCCCATCTTCATTTTGGCATTTACCGGAACGGCCCGAATGACCCCTGGCCGTACGTATTCCGGCCGAACCGCCGCGTGGAACCGCCACGGGCGGACATGGCGGTTCTCGGCGCGTGGCTGCGCGACGCCCGGATGGCGGACGCTGCCGTGCGTGTGGTGGGGGCGGCGCGGGACGCGTATCGCGTCCGTCGTGCCGACGGCACGACGGCGTACGTGAGCGCCCGCAGCCTCGAGCCGCTCGACCAACCGCTTGACTCCATCACGCTGACCGCCGCCGCGACGGTGCGCTCACGTCCGCACCGCGCCGCCCCCACCATCGCCCTGCTGGAAGCCGGAACGACCGGGCATATTGTGGCCCGGGACGGGCGGGAAGCGACCGTGCCCGAAGAATCGTTTTCGGCGGTGGCCCTGCCGGACGGACGTCTGGGCTGGATATCGACGCTGCAATGAATGCCCTGACCCGACTCCCCCGCCAGGCCCTGGTCCTGCTCGTGAAAGGATACCAGTCAATCCTGTCACCCCACTTCCCGGGGTCGTGCAATTTCACACCCACGTGCTCCGCGTACGCCGTGGAAGCCCTGAATCGCTACGGAGCCATCAAGGGCACCATACTGGCCATCCATCGTATTTCACGGTGCCACCCCTGGGGCGGACATGGGTACGATCCCCCGGTCTGGTACGGCGAGTCCACCGACATGGAAACGGAATCGGAAATCGAGGCTTCCACCCCATGAGCCACACCGAACACGAAACGGCCGGACGCAGCCTGACGGCCCACTGCCTGGTCATCACGTGCAGCGACACCCGTACGGCGGAGACCGATACCAGCGGCGCGTTCATCCGATCGGCCCTGGAGCAGGCCGGCCACTTCGTCGTCGGCCCCGTCATCGTTCCCGACGAACCGGAGCATATCCGCGCGGCCATTACCGGACACGCGGTCGACTTCATCCTCATAACAGGCGGAACGGGACTTGCCCCGCGGGACACCACGTGGGACACCCTGCACGGACTCTACGAATCGACCATCCCCGGGTTCGGAGAGCTGTTCCGCATGCTCTCCTACGACGAAATCGGACCGGCCGCCATGCTTTCCCGCGCATCGGCCGGGCGCCTGGGCCGGACCGTCATCTTCTCCATGCCCGGCTCCCGCGCTGCGGTCCGCCTCGCCATGGAGCGCATCATCATCCCCCAGATGGGGCATATCTCGGGTCTACTCGAACCGTAAGGCGTCTATCGGATTCATGCCGGCCGCCTTGCGGGCGGGGTAGAAACCAAAGAAAATGCCGACCGCGGCGGAAAACACCAGCGCGACCATGACGGTCTCCGGAGCCACCACTGTGGCCCAGCCCGTCACATTCGCCACCAGGGCCGAGCCCCCGTATCCAAGCGCTACGCCCAGCGCACCGCCGAGCAGCGACATCACGATGGCTTCTATCAGGAACTGGGTCAACACGTCCGAGCCGCGTGCCCCTATGGCCATCCGTATACCGATTTCCCGTGTTCGCTCCGTGACCGACACCAGCATGATGTTCATGATCCCGATCCCGCCTACAAGCAACGAAATCGAAGCAATGGCGGCCAACAGGAGCGTCATGACTTCGGTGGTACCGGACGCCGCGTCCGCCAGTTCGGTCTGGTTCTTGATCTCGAAATCGTTGGCGTCGTACGATGCCAGGTTATGCGATTCCCGGAGGATGGCGGTCAATTCCTCCTGGGCGGGCCCGATGTCGGCTGGCGACGGGGTCGAGACCAGGATCTGCGAAACGAACCGGAACCGGCTCAATCGCTGACTGACCGTGGTATGCGGCGCCAGCAGCGTGTCATCCTGATCGTTTCCTTCCGGTGTCTGTCCTTTCGGCGTGAGCACGCCGATGATCTGCACCGGCACATTCCGGATCCGTATGGATTGACCGACGGGATCCTGTCCGGCGAACAGGTTGTCGGCAATCGTCTTCCCGATTACGATCACTTTCTTACCGGTCCGCACGTCCTGAGGCGTGAACCAGGAACCCGCTGCCAGGTCCCAGTCACGGATGGACAGGTAATCCACATCCACTCCGTTGAGCCGCGTCCGCCAGTTTCCGCTGCCGCCGATGATCTGCGTGAACGTCGTCACGACCGGCGAGACGGCACTGATGTACAGCGCCTCGTTCTGGATTTTCTCGGCATCCTCGAGGCTCAATCGGTTGAAACTGCCCATGCCACCGCTGACGCCGCCCTGGGAAGACGATCCGGGCGTGATCACCAGCATGTTGGTGCCCAGATTCTTGATCTGCGCTTCAATCTGGCTCTTGGCACCGTCTCCGACCGCCACCATGACGATGACCGCTCCGACGCCGATGATGATGCCCAACATGGTCAAGAGCGTGCGCATCTTGTTCTTGATGATGCTCTTGCCGGCCACTTTCACCAACCGAAATGCCCTCATGCCGCAACCTCTTCGTCTTCGAGCGCCCGCTCGGCCCGGATTTTTGCCAACGCATCGGCTGCCGATGCGCGTTGTTGTTGTTCGTCGCGGATAATGCGACCATCCCGGAGTTCAATGACGCGCGTGGCATATTCCGCCACGTCGTGCTCGTGAGTCACCAACAGGATGGTGATGCCCGAATCATTC
The Rhodothermales bacterium genome window above contains:
- a CDS encoding M23 family metallopeptidase, giving the protein MPVSEPRSAATVNSAPRLSALRLTPFLPVLALLVALTGCDRVLEPIRDQYRPVSLHDGYRHALDTAGLLDNRLGAIWMHEAESALATPLPVSLPHQEVVFSDPTRPEAHAFRIELTQGQRLEVSVDADFQVFVDVFEDRSGDGLGLRRVDSADSTQSMVHDAMRTASYVLRVQPELLVEGAWTLTVVQTASIIFPVAGRSYYDVGSRFGDPRDGGRREHHGLDIFAPRHTPVVAVVDGIIRSTRIGGLGGKTVWLRDTTTGANVYYAHLEDQLVEEGMRVATGDTIGTVGNSGNAITTPPHLHFGIYRNGPNDPWPYVFRPNRRVEPPRADMAVLGAWLRDARMADAAVRVVGAARDAYRVRRADGTTAYVSARSLEPLDQPLDSITLTAAATVRSRPHRAAPTIALLEAGTTGHIVARDGREATVPEESFSAVALPDGRLGWISTLQ
- the yidD gene encoding membrane protein insertion efficiency factor YidD, yielding MNALTRLPRQALVLLVKGYQSILSPHFPGSCNFTPTCSAYAVEALNRYGAIKGTILAIHRISRCHPWGGHGYDPPVWYGESTDMETESEIEASTP
- a CDS encoding MogA/MoaB family molybdenum cofactor biosynthesis protein; amino-acid sequence: MSHTEHETAGRSLTAHCLVITCSDTRTAETDTSGAFIRSALEQAGHFVVGPVIVPDEPEHIRAAITGHAVDFILITGGTGLAPRDTTWDTLHGLYESTIPGFGELFRMLSYDEIGPAAMLSRASAGRLGRTVIFSMPGSRAAVRLAMERIIIPQMGHISGLLEP
- a CDS encoding ABC transporter permease, whose amino-acid sequence is MRAFRLVKVAGKSIIKNKMRTLLTMLGIIIGVGAVIVMVAVGDGAKSQIEAQIKNLGTNMLVITPGSSSQGGVSGGMGSFNRLSLEDAEKIQNEALYISAVSPVVTTFTQIIGGSGNWRTRLNGVDVDYLSIRDWDLAAGSWFTPQDVRTGKKVIVIGKTIADNLFAGQDPVGQSIRIRNVPVQIIGVLTPKGQTPEGNDQDDTLLAPHTTVSQRLSRFRFVSQILVSTPSPADIGPAQEELTAILRESHNLASYDANDFEIKNQTELADAASGTTEVMTLLLAAIASISLLVGGIGIMNIMLVSVTERTREIGIRMAIGARGSDVLTQFLIEAIVMSLLGGALGVALGYGGSALVANVTGWATVVAPETVMVALVFSAAVGIFFGFYPARKAAGMNPIDALRFE